From Serinicoccus profundi, the proteins below share one genomic window:
- the pulA gene encoding pullulanase-type alpha-1,6-glucosidase, giving the protein MDSLDLLRARAHWLTADLLAVPATALPSGTAAEDLSWGLAAAPDGGLGRRGDGAAEELPLTLADGALPATVAARWPHLAAYHPLRLTPEGAQRAGTLLTGQVALLGRGSDGRLRVATSLQVAGVLDDLYAREATRRTYGVTWVGESGRRRPTVTVWAPTARSVELLLWDGRPEADRDAAWGPHGEPLPVPMERGADGAWTVTGTPAWADRCYLLELDHVLPRTGERRRVRSTDPWSVGLSLDSRHSVLVDLDDPRHAPRRWVEAPAPRPIRAVDQAIYELHVRDFSRDDEQVAPQERGSYLAFATEGHGRRHLRALADAGLTSVHLLPTYDLTSVPEDPAHQAHEAVEELAALPPDSSEQQRRVRAHALRDAFNWGYDPWHFLAPEGSYASSPGQAHGGARTAQFRTMVAGLHELGLRVVLDQVYNHTTDSGLHRASVLDRVVPGYYHRLDAEGHVETSTCCQNLATEHAMGQRLMVDGCVLWVRHYRVDGFRFDLMGHHSRADLEAVRAALDALTPDEHGVDGSAVHLYGEGWDFGEVARGSRFRQARQGELDGTGIGTFNDRLRDAVRGGSVHDADPRAGLGFATGGRDPRHTDLLQVGLAGGLRDLRLRSQESGTQVRAEQVDYVGSAGGYAASPEEVVNYVDAHDNETLWDTLLLKLPPQTPMAERVRRNTLALAAVTLSQGISFWHAGAEILRSKSLDRNSYASGDWFNHYDPALRDNGFARGLPPEPDNGPRWELMAPLLADPALVPSREAMALARGCALDLLRLRAAHPLLRLGSAEAILDSVTFPVSGTEHGAPDLVVMVVDGRVVDAPSQEDGLMVVLNASTDARTVTVPGLAGQRWALSPVQREGADEQVKATRWRLAEGQVQVPGLTAAVLVR; this is encoded by the coding sequence GTGGACTCCCTCGACCTGCTCCGTGCCCGCGCCCACTGGCTGACCGCCGATCTCCTCGCCGTCCCGGCGACCGCACTGCCCTCCGGCACCGCCGCCGAGGACCTCTCGTGGGGCCTCGCGGCGGCGCCGGACGGCGGGCTCGGCAGGAGGGGCGACGGGGCGGCCGAGGAGCTGCCCCTGACCCTCGCCGACGGGGCCCTCCCGGCGACCGTCGCGGCCCGCTGGCCGCACCTGGCGGCATACCACCCGCTGCGGCTCACCCCCGAGGGAGCCCAGCGGGCGGGCACCCTCCTCACCGGCCAGGTGGCCCTGCTCGGACGGGGCTCCGACGGGAGGCTCCGGGTGGCGACCTCGCTGCAGGTGGCCGGGGTGCTGGACGACCTCTACGCGCGAGAAGCCACTCGGCGGACCTACGGCGTGACGTGGGTGGGGGAGTCGGGGCGCCGCCGACCGACCGTCACGGTGTGGGCCCCGACCGCGCGGTCGGTGGAGCTACTGCTCTGGGACGGACGGCCCGAAGCCGACCGTGACGCTGCGTGGGGGCCGCACGGGGAGCCGCTGCCGGTGCCCATGGAGCGCGGTGCCGACGGTGCGTGGACCGTGACCGGGACCCCGGCCTGGGCGGACCGCTGCTACCTGCTCGAGCTGGACCACGTCCTGCCGCGGACGGGGGAGCGCCGCCGGGTCCGGTCCACCGATCCCTGGTCGGTGGGGCTGTCGCTGGACTCCCGCCACTCGGTGCTCGTCGACCTGGACGACCCACGGCACGCGCCCCGCCGGTGGGTCGAGGCTCCTGCGCCGCGACCGATCCGCGCGGTCGACCAGGCGATCTACGAGCTGCACGTGCGTGACTTCTCGCGGGACGACGAGCAGGTCGCGCCGCAGGAGCGCGGCTCCTACCTCGCCTTCGCCACGGAGGGGCACGGGCGGCGCCACCTCCGGGCGCTCGCCGACGCAGGTCTGACCAGCGTCCACCTCCTGCCGACCTACGACCTCACCTCGGTCCCGGAGGACCCGGCGCACCAGGCCCACGAGGCGGTCGAGGAACTCGCGGCCCTGCCTCCGGACAGCAGCGAGCAGCAGCGCCGGGTGCGGGCCCATGCCCTGCGCGACGCCTTCAACTGGGGATACGATCCGTGGCACTTCCTCGCGCCCGAGGGCTCCTACGCCAGCAGCCCCGGCCAGGCGCATGGCGGCGCTCGCACGGCGCAGTTCCGCACCATGGTGGCGGGGTTGCACGAGCTGGGGCTGCGCGTCGTGCTCGACCAGGTCTACAACCACACGACCGACTCGGGCCTGCACCGGGCCTCGGTGCTCGACCGGGTCGTGCCCGGGTACTACCACCGCCTCGACGCCGAAGGGCACGTCGAGACGTCCACCTGCTGCCAGAACCTCGCGACCGAGCACGCGATGGGGCAACGGCTCATGGTCGACGGGTGCGTGCTCTGGGTGCGGCACTACCGGGTCGACGGTTTCCGCTTCGACCTCATGGGGCACCACTCGCGCGCCGACCTCGAAGCCGTCCGCGCCGCGCTCGACGCCCTCACGCCGGACGAGCACGGCGTGGACGGCAGCGCCGTCCACCTCTACGGCGAGGGCTGGGACTTCGGGGAGGTCGCCCGCGGAAGCCGGTTCCGGCAGGCCCGTCAGGGCGAGCTGGACGGCACCGGCATCGGCACCTTCAACGACCGGCTGCGCGACGCCGTGCGCGGCGGCAGTGTGCACGACGCCGACCCCCGCGCCGGCCTCGGTTTCGCCACCGGGGGTCGTGACCCCCGGCATACCGACCTGCTGCAGGTCGGGCTCGCGGGCGGGCTGCGGGACCTGCGGTTGCGCTCCCAGGAGTCAGGGACGCAGGTCCGGGCTGAGCAGGTCGACTACGTCGGCTCCGCCGGAGGGTATGCCGCGAGCCCGGAGGAGGTCGTCAACTACGTCGACGCGCACGACAACGAGACGTTGTGGGACACCCTGCTCCTCAAGCTGCCGCCGCAGACCCCGATGGCTGAACGCGTGCGCCGCAACACGCTCGCGCTCGCGGCCGTCACCCTCTCGCAGGGGATCAGCTTCTGGCACGCCGGAGCGGAGATCCTGCGCAGCAAGAGCCTGGACCGCAACAGCTACGCCTCGGGCGACTGGTTCAACCACTACGACCCGGCGTTGCGCGACAACGGCTTCGCCCGGGGTCTTCCACCGGAGCCGGACAACGGTCCCCGGTGGGAGCTCATGGCGCCGCTGCTGGCCGATCCTGCCCTCGTGCCCTCGAGGGAGGCGATGGCGCTGGCGCGCGGGTGCGCCCTCGACCTGCTGCGCCTGCGGGCGGCGCACCCGCTGCTGCGGCTCGGGTCGGCCGAGGCGATCCTCGACTCCGTGACCTTCCCGGTGTCCGGCACCGAGCACGGGGCGCCGGACCTCGTCGTCATGGTCGTCGACGGACGGGTCGTCGACGCGCCGTCGCAGGAGGACGGGCTGATGGTGGTGCTCAACGCCTCGACGGACGCGCGGACGGTGACGGTGCCCGGGCTCGCGGGCCAGCGCTGGGCGCTCTCCCCGGTGCAGCGTGAGGGCGCCGACGAGCAGGTCAAGGCCACCAGGTGGCGCCTCGCGGAGGGTCAGGTGCAGGTGCCCGGGCTCACGGCCGCCGTCCTGGTCCGGTGA
- the pulA gene encoding pullulanase-type alpha-1,6-glucosidase, with protein MTRPLLAAALSATLLATTGAATLASQAVAPSMAAAAPARTVTLVGDLQSELGCAQDWAAACEATVLSPVEGSPDLYRSSFEVPAGRWEYKVALDGAWDESYPEANLAFELQGPATVEFSFDDVEDEVGLVPLLGEQTTEQDAALATDSLRAPVTREQFYFVMADRFANGDTSNDTAQIAGDRLEHGFDPTDKGFFHGGDLAGIQDRLDYIEGLGTTAIWLTPSFKNRPVQGSGADASAGYHGYWVTDFTQIDPHLGTNEEMKALIDEAHDRGMKVYFDIITNHTADVIDYAEGEYGYVDKETEPYRDAAGNAFDDRDYVNKPFPLLDPETSFPYTPVFRTEEDAEVKVPGWLNDRTLYHNRGDSTFAGESSLYGDFVGLDDLFTENPEVVDGMVDIYSTWADLGIDGFRIDTVKHVNLEFWQEFSPRVLEAARAENEDFFMFGEVYDSNPEYLSTFPTEGELQAVIDFGFQARSVAFARGAATTDLRTFYAQDDYYTDTDSNAYQLPTFTGNHDMGRAAMMLAGDHSGEDLQRRVELTNALMFLTRGQPVVYYGDEQGFIGAGGDKDARQDMFATQVQQYADEPVIGAPSGARDRYDTGHPLYRQIAALSDLVEANPALADGAQIHRYASNEAGIYAFSRIDAEEQVEYLVVANNSDEPQQASLSTYGSRTMFRAIYGERGRFITGSEGRLTVDVDPLSVEVYRAEKDLRGRREAPSVALTSPAAGGVVGGRAEIGAAVPENVFAQVTFAYRPVGVQEWSVLGTDDNAPYRVFHDVTGLPDGTLLEYRAILQDHSGNVSASSSYGIVGEAGSGGGGGGGVDPIGPVEQPDAVSVPGSHNPAMGCSGDWQPDCDQAQLTLDAKDTVWKGTYDAGTIPAGDYEYKAAIDRSWDESYGAGGAPGGANIGYTADGGPVSFYYEHARHYVTSDAEGPIITAPGSMQSELGCPGDWDPSCMAPWLIDPDGDGTYTYATTAIPAGTYELKVAHGLSWDENYGEGGERDGANIGFSVPSDGVRTTFSYDLETHVLSVTTSEAGVAPDLGSQRAYWVREDLVAWPAEGVEDAVLRDWRLHWSADGGLGIDAEAVTGGDSSPLTLDPDGLPEEVLEDFPHLEGYLALRLDRRSARAAGDILTGQVAVAMYDDLGRLADATGVQVPGVLDDLYAERAADTALGVSWRGPNPTLRLWAPTAQDVRLLTWPEGGQGDPQESSLRRLKDGSWEIKGKRSWTGREYLFEVDVFVPETGAVETNRVTDPYSVALTLDSERSVLVDLDDRQWQPRVWQRAEAPALEDEVDQTIYELHVRDFSMADPDVPAELRGSYLAFAEDGYGRRHLEALAEAGMNTVHLLPTFDIASIPETTADAEAVPQPDCDLDSLPPDSAEQQECVMAQADADAFNWGYDPWHFMAPEGSYASTTQAAQGGARVAEFRTMVGGLHESGLRVVLDKVFNHTAQSGQGSKSVLDKVVPGYYHRLNAVGDVETSTCCENIATEHAMAEKLMVDAVVVWARDYKVDGFRFDLMGHHSRDNMQAVRAALDELTVRRDGVDGSQVTLYGEGWNFGEVADNARFYQATQGQLDGTSIGTFNDRLRDGVRGGGPFDEDPGAEKGFATGGTSGNDTDLVQVGLAGNLRGFELRSQETGEVVTGEQVDYNGSAAGYAEDPDEVVNYVDAHDNETIFDALTFKLPQDLPMADRVRMNTLALSTTTLSQSISFWHGGADLLRSKSLDRNSYNSGDWFNLLDFTMTENGFGRGLPPAADNEDKWDLMRPLLADPSLAPEPADIEQASAMAADLLRLRFSTDLFRLGDPELVEDKVSFPVSGTEAGDPQVIVMRIDDTVGADVDPELDGVVVVFNAGEEPVEQAVPGLEGAQLRLSPVQTAGADEVVKGSTWDAASGTAQVPARTVAVFVQP; from the coding sequence ATGACGCGTCCACTTCTCGCTGCTGCCCTCAGCGCCACCCTGCTCGCGACCACCGGGGCAGCGACCCTGGCCAGCCAGGCCGTCGCACCGAGCATGGCGGCGGCCGCGCCCGCGAGGACGGTGACGCTGGTGGGGGATCTGCAGAGCGAACTCGGGTGCGCCCAGGACTGGGCCGCGGCGTGCGAGGCCACCGTCCTGTCCCCGGTGGAGGGCAGCCCTGACCTCTACCGCTCCTCCTTCGAGGTTCCCGCTGGCCGATGGGAGTACAAGGTGGCCCTCGACGGGGCCTGGGACGAGTCCTACCCGGAGGCGAACCTCGCCTTCGAGCTGCAGGGCCCCGCCACCGTCGAGTTCTCCTTCGACGACGTGGAGGACGAGGTCGGGCTCGTCCCGCTGCTGGGCGAGCAGACCACCGAGCAGGACGCGGCGCTGGCCACGGACAGCCTGCGGGCCCCGGTGACGCGCGAGCAGTTCTACTTCGTCATGGCCGACCGCTTCGCCAACGGGGACACCAGCAACGACACGGCCCAGATCGCGGGCGACCGGCTGGAGCACGGCTTCGACCCGACCGACAAGGGTTTCTTCCACGGCGGCGACCTCGCCGGGATCCAGGACCGGCTGGACTACATCGAGGGCCTGGGGACGACCGCCATCTGGCTCACCCCGAGCTTCAAGAACCGCCCCGTCCAGGGGTCGGGGGCCGACGCGAGCGCGGGCTACCACGGCTACTGGGTCACCGACTTCACCCAGATCGACCCCCACCTCGGGACGAACGAGGAGATGAAGGCGCTCATCGACGAGGCGCACGACCGGGGGATGAAGGTCTACTTCGACATCATCACCAACCACACCGCGGACGTCATCGACTACGCCGAGGGGGAGTACGGCTACGTCGACAAGGAGACCGAGCCCTACCGCGACGCGGCCGGCAACGCCTTCGACGACCGCGACTACGTCAACAAGCCGTTCCCGCTCCTGGACCCCGAGACCTCCTTCCCCTACACCCCCGTCTTCCGCACCGAGGAGGACGCGGAGGTGAAGGTACCGGGCTGGCTCAACGACCGCACGCTCTACCACAACCGCGGCGACTCCACCTTCGCCGGCGAGTCCAGCCTGTACGGCGACTTCGTCGGCCTGGACGACCTCTTCACCGAGAACCCCGAGGTGGTCGACGGCATGGTCGACATCTACTCCACCTGGGCCGACCTGGGCATCGACGGTTTCCGGATCGACACCGTCAAGCACGTCAACCTGGAGTTCTGGCAGGAGTTCAGCCCGCGTGTGCTCGAGGCCGCCCGCGCCGAGAACGAGGACTTCTTCATGTTCGGCGAGGTCTACGACTCCAACCCGGAGTACCTCTCCACCTTCCCCACCGAGGGTGAGCTCCAGGCCGTCATCGACTTCGGCTTCCAGGCGCGCTCGGTCGCCTTCGCGCGGGGTGCCGCCACCACCGATCTGCGGACGTTCTACGCGCAGGACGACTACTACACCGACACCGACTCCAACGCCTACCAGCTGCCGACCTTCACCGGCAACCACGACATGGGCCGGGCGGCGATGATGCTGGCCGGGGACCACTCTGGGGAGGACCTGCAGCGGCGGGTCGAGCTGACCAACGCGCTGATGTTCCTCACCCGCGGGCAGCCGGTCGTCTACTACGGCGACGAGCAGGGCTTCATCGGAGCCGGCGGCGACAAGGACGCGCGGCAGGACATGTTCGCGACCCAGGTGCAGCAGTATGCCGACGAGCCGGTCATCGGCGCTCCCTCCGGTGCGCGGGACCGCTACGACACCGGGCACCCGCTGTACCGGCAGATCGCGGCGCTCAGCGACCTCGTCGAGGCCAACCCCGCGCTCGCCGACGGGGCGCAGATCCACCGCTACGCGAGCAACGAGGCCGGGATCTACGCCTTCTCCCGGATCGACGCCGAGGAGCAGGTCGAGTACCTCGTCGTGGCCAACAACTCCGACGAGCCCCAGCAGGCATCCCTGTCGACCTACGGCTCCCGCACGATGTTCCGCGCCATCTACGGCGAGCGGGGCCGGTTCATCACCGGGTCCGAAGGCCGTCTCACCGTCGACGTGGACCCGCTGTCCGTCGAGGTCTACCGGGCCGAGAAAGACCTGCGCGGGCGTCGTGAGGCACCGTCGGTCGCGCTGACCAGCCCGGCGGCCGGCGGGGTCGTGGGCGGGCGCGCCGAGATCGGTGCCGCGGTGCCGGAGAACGTCTTCGCGCAGGTGACCTTCGCCTACCGCCCCGTCGGTGTGCAGGAGTGGTCGGTGCTCGGCACCGACGACAACGCGCCCTACCGTGTCTTCCACGACGTCACCGGTCTGCCGGACGGCACCCTGCTGGAGTACCGGGCGATCCTGCAGGACCACTCCGGCAACGTCTCGGCCTCCTCCAGCTACGGCATCGTCGGCGAGGCCGGCAGCGGCGGGGGCGGCGGTGGTGGGGTGGACCCCATCGGCCCGGTCGAGCAGCCGGACGCGGTCAGCGTGCCCGGTAGCCACAACCCCGCCATGGGCTGCTCGGGCGACTGGCAGCCGGACTGCGACCAGGCGCAGCTCACGCTGGACGCGAAGGACACCGTCTGGAAGGGGACCTACGACGCCGGCACGATCCCGGCCGGCGACTACGAGTACAAGGCTGCGATCGACCGCTCCTGGGACGAGAGCTACGGCGCCGGCGGAGCACCCGGAGGTGCCAACATCGGCTACACCGCCGATGGCGGGCCGGTGAGCTTCTACTACGAGCACGCCCGCCACTACGTGACCTCCGACGCGGAGGGCCCGATCATCACCGCTCCCGGCTCCATGCAGAGCGAGCTGGGCTGCCCCGGCGACTGGGACCCCTCCTGCATGGCCCCCTGGCTCATCGACCCGGACGGCGACGGCACGTATACCTATGCCACCACCGCGATCCCGGCCGGCACCTACGAGCTCAAGGTGGCGCACGGCCTGTCCTGGGACGAGAACTACGGCGAGGGCGGCGAGCGGGACGGCGCCAACATCGGCTTCTCCGTGCCCTCCGACGGGGTGCGGACGACCTTCAGCTACGACCTGGAGACGCACGTGCTGAGCGTGACGACGTCCGAGGCGGGCGTGGCGCCGGACCTCGGCTCGCAGCGCGCCTACTGGGTGCGCGAGGACCTGGTGGCGTGGCCCGCAGAGGGGGTCGAGGACGCCGTGCTGCGCGACTGGCGGCTCCACTGGTCCGCCGACGGCGGGCTGGGGATCGATGCCGAGGCCGTCACCGGAGGTGACTCCTCGCCGCTGACCCTGGACCCGGACGGGCTTCCTGAGGAGGTGCTCGAGGACTTCCCGCACCTCGAGGGCTACCTCGCCCTGCGGCTGGACCGGCGCAGCGCCCGGGCCGCCGGGGACATCCTCACCGGACAGGTGGCCGTCGCGATGTACGACGACCTCGGCCGGCTGGCCGACGCGACCGGGGTCCAGGTCCCGGGTGTCCTCGACGACCTGTATGCCGAGCGGGCCGCCGACACCGCGCTCGGCGTGAGCTGGCGTGGCCCGAACCCGACCCTGCGGCTGTGGGCCCCGACCGCCCAGGACGTGCGGCTGCTGACCTGGCCCGAGGGCGGCCAGGGTGACCCCCAGGAGTCGTCCCTGCGCCGGCTCAAGGACGGCAGCTGGGAGATCAAGGGGAAGAGGTCCTGGACGGGTCGCGAGTACCTCTTCGAGGTCGACGTCTTCGTGCCGGAGACCGGGGCGGTGGAGACCAACCGGGTCACCGACCCGTACTCGGTCGCCCTCACCCTCGACAGCGAGCGCTCGGTGCTGGTCGACCTGGACGACCGGCAGTGGCAGCCGCGGGTCTGGCAGCGGGCGGAGGCGCCGGCGCTCGAGGACGAGGTGGACCAGACGATCTACGAGCTGCACGTGCGCGACTTCTCGATGGCCGACCCGGACGTGCCGGCCGAGCTGCGCGGCTCCTACCTGGCCTTCGCCGAGGACGGCTACGGCCGCCGCCACCTGGAGGCGCTCGCCGAGGCGGGGATGAACACCGTGCACCTGCTCCCGACCTTCGACATCGCCTCGATCCCGGAGACGACCGCCGACGCGGAGGCGGTGCCGCAGCCGGACTGCGACCTCGACTCGCTCCCGCCGGACAGCGCCGAGCAGCAGGAGTGCGTCATGGCGCAGGCCGACGCGGACGCCTTCAACTGGGGCTACGACCCGTGGCACTTCATGGCGCCCGAGGGCTCCTACGCCTCGACGACGCAGGCGGCCCAGGGCGGTGCCCGGGTGGCCGAGTTCCGGACGATGGTCGGCGGGCTGCACGAGTCCGGTCTCCGCGTCGTCCTGGACAAGGTGTTCAACCACACCGCCCAGTCGGGCCAGGGGAGCAAGAGCGTCCTCGACAAGGTCGTGCCCGGCTACTACCACCGGCTCAATGCCGTCGGTGACGTGGAGACCTCGACCTGCTGCGAGAACATCGCGACCGAGCACGCCATGGCCGAGAAGCTCATGGTGGACGCGGTGGTCGTCTGGGCGCGGGACTACAAGGTCGACGGCTTCCGCTTCGACCTCATGGGTCACCACAGCCGGGACAACATGCAGGCGGTGCGTGCCGCGCTGGACGAGCTCACCGTCCGCCGCGACGGCGTCGACGGCTCGCAGGTCACGCTCTACGGCGAGGGGTGGAACTTCGGCGAGGTGGCCGACAACGCCCGGTTCTACCAGGCCACGCAGGGTCAGCTCGACGGCACCTCGATCGGCACCTTCAACGACCGGCTGCGCGACGGCGTCCGCGGTGGCGGACCCTTCGACGAGGACCCGGGTGCGGAGAAGGGCTTCGCGACGGGTGGCACCAGCGGCAACGACACCGACCTGGTGCAGGTCGGCCTCGCCGGCAACCTGCGGGGCTTCGAGCTGCGCAGCCAGGAGACCGGTGAGGTGGTGACCGGCGAGCAGGTCGACTACAACGGCTCGGCCGCCGGCTACGCGGAGGACCCGGACGAGGTCGTCAACTACGTGGACGCCCACGACAACGAGACGATCTTCGACGCCCTCACCTTCAAGCTGCCGCAGGACCTGCCGATGGCGGACCGGGTGCGGATGAACACCCTCGCCCTGTCCACCACGACGCTGTCGCAGTCGATCAGCTTCTGGCACGGTGGCGCCGACCTGCTGCGCAGCAAGAGCCTGGACCGCAACTCCTACAACAGCGGCGACTGGTTCAACCTGCTCGACTTCACCATGACTGAGAACGGCTTCGGTCGCGGGCTGCCCCCGGCCGCGGACAACGAGGACAAGTGGGACCTCATGCGCCCGCTGCTCGCCGACCCGTCGCTCGCGCCGGAGCCGGCCGACATCGAGCAGGCCTCCGCCATGGCGGCCGACCTGCTGCGGCTGCGCTTCTCCACCGACCTTTTCCGGCTCGGGGACCCCGAGCTCGTCGAGGACAAGGTGTCCTTCCCGGTGTCCGGGACCGAGGCCGGTGACCCCCAGGTGATCGTCATGCGCATCGACGACACCGTCGGGGCGGATGTCGACCCGGAGCTGGACGGCGTCGTGGTCGTCTTCAACGCCGGCGAGGAGCCGGTCGAGCAGGCCGTGCCCGGCCTGGAGGGTGCGCAGCTGCGGCTGTCGCCGGTCCAGACCGCCGGCGCCGACGAGGTCGTCAAGGGATCGACCTGGGACGCCGCGAGCGGCACCGCCCAGGTGCCGGCACGCACCGTGGCGGTCTTCGTCCAGCCGTGA